A window from Chloroflexota bacterium encodes these proteins:
- a CDS encoding DUF5615 family PIN-like protein, with product MAQLYLDHNVARRVGELLQGGGHDVLASRDIQSERLSDDVLLLATVRFHRIFVTHNRGDFKLLHDAWVTWPAAFGIALPSHPGILVLDAGSPDTLAEIVADFLDAVHLDALLDAIFWWHRRDGWHRATGGGPWVPYQLSDDAERE from the coding sequence TTGGCTCAGCTCTATCTCGACCACAACGTGGCCCGTCGGGTGGGGGAATTGCTCCAGGGTGGCGGACACGATGTGCTCGCCTCCCGCGATATCCAGAGTGAGCGCTTGTCGGACGATGTGCTGCTGCTCGCCACCGTTCGCTTTCACCGAATTTTCGTCACCCATAATCGAGGCGACTTCAAACTGCTACATGATGCCTGGGTGACGTGGCCGGCAGCATTCGGCATCGCGCTTCCATCGCACCCCGGCATTCTGGTGTTGGACGCCGGATCACCCGACACGCTTGCGGAGATAGTCGCGGACTTCCTCGACGCGGTACACCTCGACGCCCTCCTGGATGCTATCTTCTGGTGGCACCGTCGTGATGGATGGCACCGGGCAACTGGCGGTGGGCCGTGGGTGCCGTACCAGCTGTCCGATGACGCCGAGCGGGAGTAG
- a CDS encoding cellulase family glycosylhydrolase, which translates to MLRGLSLLLVLAVLAVLAASVSPAAPLPALAAPAASVSGLHVAGNQILNGSGQVVRLRGVNRTSGEYACIQGWGIFEGPTSDAAIQAMLSWKINVVRIPLNEDCWLDVNTGGIDRQYVGASYRTAVTDYVSRLTAAGIAAILDLHWAAPGAQRATGQTPMANRDHSVAFWTSVASTFKTNTAVIFDLFNEPYPDNNTDTVAAWTCLRDGTNGSGACPGVGYSAAGMQELLDAVRATGATNLVMVAGVAYTGVLSRWMTYKPVDSLNPPNIAASVHIYPGGSQCSTVTCWDQQLAPIAAQYPIIAGEIGQSTCAHDRLDTVIDWFEAKGQHYLAWVWWTEPCGSSPYYGLITDHLTGAPSVGYGQGYKDRLAALVGAPAPTPTATPPGVPTATATRTPTATPTRTASPTPTAVSGATPTRTATPGGTPTAPYVTSAAVSPSSVTPGGGVSIGANVTIAAAGVYVVDVEVHNATEQNLRQWYWENQSFAAGQTRSYPVTWSVPANMPAGTYTVQIGVFSADWGVNHFWDSYSAFITVGAATPTPTATRTLTATATPTRTATPLPPADCTTRPSVTISTRPLGGGQLEATILAHSTAAVPSNGFQQIQFTSIQNGSVRVGSSPVTVGATVALASATSTTLVLTRVQAGQAATAAFAVRDRCGDWHTFVGGGPSAF; encoded by the coding sequence ATGCTGCGTGGCCTGAGCCTGCTCCTGGTGCTGGCTGTGCTGGCTGTGCTGGCGGCCAGCGTGTCCCCGGCGGCCCCACTACCCGCCCTGGCCGCGCCGGCCGCGAGTGTCAGCGGCCTCCACGTCGCCGGCAACCAGATCCTGAACGGCAGCGGTCAGGTCGTTCGCCTGCGCGGCGTCAACCGGACCTCGGGCGAGTACGCCTGTATCCAGGGCTGGGGCATCTTCGAGGGGCCGACCAGCGACGCCGCGATCCAGGCGATGCTCTCCTGGAAGATCAACGTCGTTCGCATCCCACTGAACGAGGATTGCTGGCTCGACGTCAACACCGGCGGGATCGACCGCCAGTACGTCGGCGCGAGTTACCGAACGGCGGTCACCGACTACGTCAGCCGCCTGACCGCGGCTGGCATCGCCGCGATCCTCGATCTGCACTGGGCCGCCCCCGGCGCCCAGCGGGCGACCGGCCAGACCCCGATGGCGAACCGCGACCACTCCGTCGCGTTCTGGACCTCGGTGGCTTCAACGTTCAAGACCAACACCGCCGTTATCTTCGACCTGTTCAACGAGCCGTACCCCGACAACAACACTGACACCGTGGCTGCCTGGACCTGCCTGCGCGACGGCACGAACGGCTCGGGCGCCTGCCCGGGCGTCGGGTACAGCGCGGCCGGCATGCAGGAATTGCTCGACGCCGTCCGGGCCACCGGGGCCACCAACCTCGTGATGGTGGCCGGCGTGGCCTACACCGGCGTGCTCTCGCGCTGGATGACCTATAAGCCAGTGGACTCGCTGAACCCGCCGAACATCGCGGCCTCCGTCCACATCTATCCCGGCGGCAGCCAGTGCTCGACCGTCACCTGCTGGGACCAGCAGCTCGCACCGATCGCCGCCCAGTATCCGATCATCGCCGGGGAGATCGGGCAGAGCACCTGCGCGCACGACAGGCTCGACACCGTCATCGACTGGTTCGAAGCGAAGGGCCAGCACTACCTCGCCTGGGTCTGGTGGACCGAGCCGTGCGGCTCGTCGCCGTACTACGGGCTGATCACCGACCACCTGACCGGCGCGCCGTCGGTCGGGTATGGGCAGGGGTACAAAGACCGGCTCGCGGCGCTCGTCGGTGCGCCAGCCCCGACGCCGACCGCCACGCCGCCGGGCGTGCCCACAGCGACAGCCACGCGAACCCCGACGGCGACGCCCACGCGGACCGCGTCCCCGACCCCCACGGCTGTATCTGGCGCCACGCCGACGCGTACGGCTACGCCCGGTGGCACGCCCACGGCCCCCTACGTCACCAGCGCTGCTGTCTCGCCGAGCAGCGTGACGCCCGGCGGCGGCGTCTCCATCGGCGCAAACGTGACCATCGCGGCGGCTGGCGTCTACGTGGTGGACGTCGAAGTCCACAATGCGACTGAGCAGAACCTGCGCCAGTGGTACTGGGAGAACCAGTCGTTCGCGGCCGGGCAGACTCGGAGTTATCCGGTCACCTGGAGCGTGCCTGCCAACATGCCAGCCGGCACGTACACGGTCCAGATCGGCGTCTTCAGCGCTGACTGGGGCGTCAACCACTTCTGGGACAGCTACTCGGCGTTCATCACGGTCGGCGCGGCGACCCCAACGCCCACTGCTACCCGCACGCTGACGGCGACCGCTACCCCGACCCGCACGGCGACCCCGCTGCCGCCCGCCGACTGCACCACCCGCCCGAGCGTCACGATCTCGACGCGGCCGCTCGGCGGTGGCCAGCTTGAGGCGACGATCCTGGCCCACTCGACCGCTGCCGTTCCGAGCAACGGCTTTCAGCAGATCCAGTTCACCAGCATCCAGAACGGCAGCGTGCGTGTTGGAAGCTCGCCGGTCACGGTTGGGGCAACCGTCGCGCTCGCGAGCGCCACGTCTACGACCTTGGTGCTGACGCGGGTGCAGGCCGGACAGGCCGCCACCGCCGCGTTCGCCGTCCGCGACCGCTGCGGCGACTGGCACACCTTCGTCGGCGGCGGCCCGAGCGCGTTCTGA
- a CDS encoding aldo/keto reductase: MQYRRFGRTNLQVSAMGFGTWPMSGDRYGAIEIDEAVKAIQAAIDAGVNCVDTAPAYGAGHSETAVARALKGRRDKVILVTKCGINRRPDQATASRDSSRANILAEVDISLKRLEVDYLDVYLIHWPDQTVPYDEAFAAMDEVVKSGKVRFVGVSNFTVDQMKECMKARPIDVIQVGYHLFDRRMEKEIFPFCAENDIGVMGYGSLAHGLLTGTFSADMTFDALDWRGGGVYFGQPILKGKNLGINVDVVNRIKAEIADPRGVPLTQIALAWVLRNPVLSTALVGSRNSAELASNLAGTELTLSDDEVARIEEIMKGAAGMHDIFTPLRQAMEEWGPIAEPQPAT; the protein is encoded by the coding sequence ATGCAGTATCGGCGATTTGGGCGAACCAATCTGCAAGTCTCGGCGATGGGCTTCGGCACCTGGCCGATGTCCGGCGACCGCTACGGCGCAATCGAGATCGACGAGGCCGTCAAGGCGATTCAGGCGGCCATTGACGCCGGCGTCAACTGCGTGGACACCGCGCCCGCCTACGGCGCTGGCCACTCTGAGACGGCGGTGGCGCGTGCCCTGAAGGGCCGCCGCGACAAGGTGATCCTGGTCACCAAGTGCGGCATCAACCGCCGCCCGGATCAGGCGACGGCCAGCCGCGATTCGAGCCGCGCCAACATCCTGGCCGAGGTCGACATCAGCCTCAAGCGGCTGGAGGTGGACTACCTCGACGTCTACCTGATCCACTGGCCCGATCAGACTGTCCCGTACGACGAGGCGTTCGCGGCGATGGACGAGGTCGTCAAGTCGGGCAAGGTCCGCTTTGTCGGCGTCTCCAACTTCACCGTGGATCAGATGAAGGAGTGCATGAAGGCACGTCCCATCGACGTGATCCAGGTTGGCTACCACCTGTTCGACCGCCGCATGGAGAAGGAGATTTTCCCCTTCTGCGCCGAGAACGACATCGGCGTGATGGGGTACGGCTCGCTGGCGCACGGCCTGCTGACGGGCACCTTCTCTGCTGACATGACCTTCGACGCGCTGGACTGGCGCGGCGGCGGCGTCTACTTCGGGCAGCCGATCCTCAAGGGCAAGAACCTGGGGATCAACGTGGACGTGGTCAACCGGATCAAGGCCGAGATCGCCGATCCGCGCGGCGTGCCGCTGACGCAGATCGCGCTGGCCTGGGTGCTGCGGAACCCGGTCCTCAGCACGGCGCTCGTCGGCTCGCGGAACTCCGCCGAGCTGGCCAGCAACCTCGCCGGCACCGAGCTGACGCTCTCGGATGACGAGGTCGCGCGGATCGAGGAGATCATGAAGGGCGCGGCCGGCATGCACGACATCTTCACGCCGCTCCGCCAGGCGATGGAGGAGTGGGGCCCGATCGCGGAGCCGCAGCCAGCGACGTAG
- a CDS encoding thiamine pyrophosphate-binding protein, translated as MVRLRGGQAVARAMRAEGIDHVFGIVGTHNSLLFDGLTDLDDVRVVTTRHEGGAGFMADGFARATGRPAACIVVPGPGLTNLMTALGQSYLDSVPVLALAGQNPLPTLDLRREEFHELHASLEVVGSVTSSARRLTSPADAPRLIREAVQQMATSHPRPTFVEVPLDVAAAEADVEPLPPVEGFQRATGDPDAIRRAADVLGKARKPVVLAGGGAVAAEATDALLRVVGQLRAPVIMTGHGRGAVPDDHPHALGDGWGRMSYFDGLLAEADATLIVGASMDYVTVADRGAKLPDPVVHIDVDPTAIGRHRPAAVGIVGDARLVLERLGDALGAAPGVADGHGVWCDVPAILTMKRAQIAEQAGPVLEMLEAIRAVLPRDGIVADDLCLPGYWASSALEIYEPRTWLHPGMFGTLGYALPAAIGASIGRPDRKAVALAGDGGFLYTSQELATAVQEGVDVVAIVFNDNAYGALKLFQDRNHGGRRIGVELRNPDFAKLAEAYGAHGIKLTTHADLAAGLTDALGRHGPVVVECPLDFDLSKAVPPWMA; from the coding sequence ATGGTGCGACTTCGGGGCGGGCAGGCGGTGGCGCGAGCCATGCGCGCCGAGGGCATCGACCACGTCTTCGGGATCGTCGGAACGCACAACTCGCTTCTGTTTGATGGGTTGACGGACCTGGACGACGTCCGCGTCGTCACGACTCGCCACGAGGGCGGGGCCGGCTTCATGGCCGACGGCTTCGCGCGGGCCACAGGCCGGCCGGCCGCCTGCATTGTCGTGCCGGGGCCGGGGCTGACGAACCTGATGACGGCGCTCGGGCAGAGCTACCTGGATTCGGTGCCGGTGCTGGCGCTGGCGGGCCAGAATCCCCTGCCGACGCTCGATCTCCGGCGGGAGGAGTTCCACGAGCTGCATGCCTCGCTGGAGGTGGTCGGCTCGGTGACGTCCAGCGCGCGGCGGCTGACCAGCCCAGCCGACGCCCCGCGCCTGATCCGCGAAGCAGTCCAGCAGATGGCGACGAGCCACCCGCGCCCGACATTCGTCGAGGTGCCGCTGGACGTGGCCGCCGCCGAGGCCGACGTCGAGCCGCTGCCGCCGGTCGAAGGGTTCCAGCGAGCCACCGGCGATCCTGACGCCATCCGGCGGGCGGCCGACGTGCTCGGGAAGGCGCGCAAGCCGGTTGTGCTGGCCGGCGGCGGCGCGGTTGCCGCCGAGGCCACCGACGCGCTGCTGCGGGTCGTCGGTCAGCTGCGTGCGCCCGTCATCATGACCGGCCACGGGCGCGGCGCGGTCCCCGACGATCATCCGCACGCGCTGGGCGACGGCTGGGGGCGGATGTCCTACTTTGACGGTCTGCTGGCCGAAGCCGACGCCACGCTGATCGTCGGGGCCAGCATGGACTACGTGACGGTGGCGGATCGCGGCGCGAAGCTGCCCGACCCGGTCGTCCACATCGACGTAGACCCGACCGCCATCGGGCGGCACCGTCCGGCGGCCGTTGGGATCGTCGGGGATGCACGGCTGGTGCTGGAGCGGCTGGGCGACGCCCTCGGCGCGGCCCCAGGCGTCGCGGACGGCCACGGCGTCTGGTGCGACGTACCGGCGATCCTCACGATGAAGCGTGCCCAGATCGCCGAGCAGGCCGGTCCGGTGCTGGAGATGCTGGAGGCCATCCGCGCCGTCCTCCCTCGCGACGGCATCGTCGCCGACGATCTCTGCCTGCCGGGCTACTGGGCAAGCTCGGCGCTGGAGATCTACGAGCCGCGCACCTGGCTGCATCCGGGCATGTTCGGGACGCTCGGCTATGCGCTGCCAGCCGCCATCGGCGCGAGTATCGGGCGGCCAGACCGCAAGGCCGTGGCCCTGGCCGGCGACGGCGGCTTCCTCTACACCTCGCAGGAGCTGGCGACGGCCGTCCAGGAGGGGGTGGACGTGGTCGCCATCGTCTTCAACGACAACGCCTACGGTGCGCTGAAGCTGTTCCAGGATCGGAACCACGGCGGGCGGCGCATCGGCGTCGAGTTGCGGAACCCGGACTTCGCCAAACTGGCCGAGGCGTACGGGGCGCACGGCATCAAGCTGACGACCCACGCCGATCTCGCCGCCGGCCTCACCGATGCGCTCGGCCGGCATGGGCCGGTCGTCGTCGAGTGCCCGCTCGACTTCGACCTGTCGAAGGCCGTGCCGCCGTGGATGGCGTGA
- a CDS encoding DUF433 domain-containing protein, which translates to MAIPQPRSDLDEQKLIEKHIDLDYDRYPYRRADAWLRESRVSIWVIIRALDTYQGDRDRVARDYDLSQEEVDAALAYYRRHRKYVDARIILEEA; encoded by the coding sequence ATGGCCATCCCCCAACCGCGCTCAGACCTTGACGAGCAGAAGCTCATCGAGAAGCACATTGATCTCGACTATGACCGGTACCCGTACCGCCGCGCCGATGCCTGGCTTCGCGAATCCAGAGTCTCAATCTGGGTCATCATTCGCGCTCTAGACACGTACCAGGGAGATCGTGATCGCGTGGCTCGGGATTACGACCTCTCGCAAGAAGAGGTTGATGCAGCACTCGCCTATTATCGACGGCACAGGAAGTATGTGGATGCTCGCATCATCCTTGAAGAGGCGTAG
- a CDS encoding urease subunit alpha, translated as MPFEIDRSLYARMYGPTTGDRVRLGDTNLLVEVERDDASPGDETLWGFGKTIRDAMQMSGRAGRDSELDLIVGGALILDPVLGIFKANIGIKEGRIVAIGRAGNPDIADDISVVSGANTGWIMAEGLIATPGIVDCHVHLATTSLIPAALSAGTTTIVGMGYGHVSDLGVNPAHNFHRLLEAWEAFPINVQLLGRGSASDPAAVERNLEMGSGGLKIHEDTAGYPTVVDTALTVAERYDVPVCLHTDSHQEAGEVEETIAAINGRTIHAYHIEGLGGGHPNVLELCSHQNILGSSTTPTIPYTVNTLAEYPDMKAVVHRMHGFLDEDAISLNWRARGGTIAAESVLHDMGAIAMVSSDAQGMGRIGEVVTRTWQMAHRMKEVYGSRGPDGQPTRNDNERVLRYLAKITINPAIAQGIAHDVGSLEPGKLADIVLWRPEFFGVKPQFVVKSGFVAWGPVGSGNDSTRVAQPQIYRPMFGSFGAAPASLGVAFVSQASIDNGLAKRVQLRRKLSGVRNARPLTKASFRYNSASPAVRVDPSSLEVDIDGTRVDLPPAETLPLTQRYFL; from the coding sequence ATGCCGTTTGAGATCGACCGCAGCCTGTACGCCCGCATGTACGGCCCGACGACCGGCGACCGCGTCCGCCTTGGGGACACCAACCTGCTGGTCGAGGTCGAGCGCGACGACGCGTCGCCGGGTGACGAGACGCTCTGGGGCTTCGGCAAGACCATCCGCGACGCCATGCAGATGTCTGGCCGGGCCGGCCGCGACAGTGAGCTTGACCTGATCGTCGGCGGTGCGCTGATCCTCGACCCGGTCCTCGGCATCTTCAAGGCGAACATCGGCATCAAAGAGGGGCGGATCGTCGCGATTGGGCGGGCCGGCAACCCCGACATCGCCGACGACATCTCCGTCGTCTCGGGGGCCAACACCGGCTGGATCATGGCCGAGGGGCTGATCGCCACGCCGGGCATCGTGGACTGCCACGTCCACCTGGCGACCACCAGCCTGATCCCGGCCGCGCTCTCGGCCGGCACCACGACCATCGTCGGGATGGGCTACGGCCACGTCTCCGATCTCGGCGTGAACCCGGCCCACAACTTCCACCGGCTGCTCGAAGCGTGGGAGGCGTTCCCGATCAACGTCCAGTTGCTCGGGCGAGGGAGCGCGTCCGACCCCGCGGCCGTCGAGCGGAACCTGGAGATGGGGTCGGGCGGCCTGAAGATCCACGAGGACACGGCCGGCTATCCGACCGTCGTGGATACGGCGCTCACCGTGGCCGAGCGGTATGACGTGCCGGTCTGCCTGCACACTGACTCGCACCAGGAGGCCGGCGAGGTCGAGGAGACCATCGCCGCCATCAACGGACGGACCATCCACGCCTACCACATCGAGGGGCTGGGGGGCGGCCACCCGAACGTGCTGGAGCTGTGCAGCCACCAGAATATCCTTGGCTCCTCGACCACCCCGACCATCCCCTACACCGTCAACACCCTGGCCGAGTACCCGGACATGAAGGCCGTCGTGCACCGCATGCACGGCTTCCTGGACGAGGACGCGATCTCGCTGAACTGGCGGGCGCGCGGCGGCACCATCGCGGCGGAGAGCGTCCTGCACGATATGGGCGCCATTGCGATGGTCTCCTCGGACGCGCAGGGCATGGGGCGCATCGGGGAGGTGGTCACGCGGACCTGGCAGATGGCCCACCGCATGAAAGAGGTCTATGGGAGCCGGGGGCCGGACGGTCAGCCGACCCGTAACGACAACGAGCGGGTGCTGCGCTACCTCGCCAAGATCACCATCAACCCGGCCATCGCCCAGGGCATCGCCCACGACGTCGGGTCGCTGGAGCCGGGCAAGCTGGCGGACATCGTCCTCTGGCGGCCGGAGTTCTTCGGGGTCAAGCCGCAGTTCGTCGTCAAGAGCGGCTTCGTGGCCTGGGGGCCGGTCGGCTCCGGCAACGACAGCACCCGCGTCGCCCAGCCGCAGATCTATCGCCCGATGTTCGGCTCGTTCGGGGCAGCCCCGGCCTCGCTGGGCGTGGCGTTCGTGTCGCAGGCGTCCATTGACAACGGGCTGGCGAAACGAGTGCAGCTACGGCGCAAGCTCTCAGGGGTGCGGAACGCCCGCCCGTTGACGAAGGCGAGCTTCCGCTACAACAGCGCCTCGCCGGCGGTGCGCGTCGATCCGTCCTCCCTCGAAGTGGACATCGACGGCACGCGGGTCGATCTGCCGCCCGCCGAGACCCTGCCGCTGACCCAACGGTACTTCCTCTAG